A window of Ranitomeya variabilis isolate aRanVar5 chromosome 2, aRanVar5.hap1, whole genome shotgun sequence contains these coding sequences:
- the LOC143808931 gene encoding uncharacterized protein LOC143808931 — translation MKDRFNKDLRQESRVPSGSGARIRRYKYHRVLAFLRLVLAQRTTYSTTVGPGSGAVLHPTATDPSQPSSSAAASGPSTLTGDQGAGPSGLPLSQSSSTAPFFGGSSRQRQRASDRSLMPEFLHLSSVLHEAIKALGDRMDVSHSLLNARIQEVSKSLDQVKADLQRPAHHFFNQIEQGMSEHLTPDLQLSVMQACNAAYVQAMQQSRYFQQTVAAYPPVPSLSRLTSMPTSAAYHCTATSIPSTAGHLYSTTTMPSAVGHPTATTMTTAAPAWTSSTDTTVQQNPGMAFRTATTTMQQDPGMAFRTATTTMQQDPGMAFRTATTTMQQDPGMAFRSTSAMDSGMAFRSTSAMDSGMAAHSTSTMDSGMAACSTSTMDSGMAAHSTSTMDSYTICASILYAFAKIERLKPLLKLTPTGLTSLLLEHC, via the exons atgaaggaccgcttcaacaaggacctgcgtcaagagagccgtgttcccagtggttcaggagcaaggatcagaagatacaaataccatcgagttctggcatttttaagactggtccttgcccagagaac cacatacagcactactgttggcccaggttctggagcggtccttcatccgacagccacggacccgtcccagccatccagcagcgcagcagcaagtgggccttccacactaactggagaccagggagctggtccatcaggtcttcccctttcgcagtcctcttccactgcccctttttttgggggctcctcccggcagcggcagagggcttcggacaggtcactcatgcccgagtttttgcacttgagctcggttttacatgaagcaatcaaggctttgggtgaccgaatggatgtttcacatagcctcttgaatgcacgtatccaggaggtcagcaaaagccttgaccaagtgaaagccgacctccagaggccagcacatcatttttttaaccaaattgagcagggcatgtcggaacaccttactcctgatctccagctgagtgtcatgcaggcttgcaatgctgcttacgtgcaggctatgcagcagagtcggtatttccagcagacagtggcggcatatccacctgtgccttcgctgtcacgattgacctcaatgccgacctctgctgcataccactgcacggccacctcaattccttccacagccggacacctttacagcaccaccaccatgccgagtgcagttggacatcccaccgccaccaccatgacaaccgctgctcctgcttggacctcctccactgacaccacggtgcagcagaaccctggcatggccttccgtactgccaccaccacgatgcagcaggaccctggcatggccttccgtaccgccaccaccacgatgcagcaggaccctggcatggccttccgtaccgccaccaccacgatgcagcaggaccctggcatggccttccgctctacaagcgctatggactctggcatggccttccgctctacgagcgctatggactctggcatggctgcacactctacgagcactatggactctggcatggctgcatgctctacgagcactatggactctggcatggctgcgcactctacgagcacaatggactcttacaca